In Mercenaria mercenaria strain notata chromosome 15, MADL_Memer_1, whole genome shotgun sequence, a single genomic region encodes these proteins:
- the LOC123545446 gene encoding uncharacterized protein LOC123545446, producing the protein MHTAGTDSGMPNDESRHLAIIDCRDSHSSEFKPFRLSLCLQFDTCNKWLSLSWRRKCVVVLLIGMICQMIYFFRIKHQRYLYKVDTYSLPCEMPVLDPYDSNQMKNMKISKPFKCDLLHSPVYVDGENLLQFNQTAVELLHINPDSIACTCQIIQREVNTDDKVVYSDTFLCTPPYNIQSDFFKIRCVSGEAELINTLLTNIFRSERAFKRHTEEHYSVILFGMDSVSRNDAVRQIPRVVRYLQEELSSIDMMMYNRIGGHTFDNIIPMLTGLLANVKDIPYLDNVGTRFEMFPLIWKNFSRNHYATFYAEDNLQFHTFNFKKEGFKVQPTDHYMRPFWIADYESRPTKLLFWKENISSYNKRKCLGNIPKYLVQMNYLKQFINTYKDVRKFGISHLNELSHQNVNDLHLAEDDLIEFFKWFKRGGHLNNTFLVVYSDHGPRGQSQTHQSLLETNLPFLSIVPPYHFRKTYPDVINNMKKNANVLTTHFDLFATLGDILHRQFKAPSVVNVHKKPRGISLFRYIHKQRSCSESSIPEQYCMCYRSQKLNITNNQVIQEIAQYVVDKLNQMLSNEKGCAHLRVKNMLEAHVLVQGKQTEQRQQGLFNKFSKVVSENDYADYKIVIETLPGNAKFFATSKTDSDGKRYVLDNIERINRYNNQSHCVNDDKLRPLCYCVE; encoded by the exons GCTGGCACAGATAGTGGTATGCCAAACGATGAAAGCAGACACTTGGCGATCATTGATTGCAGAGATTCTCACAGCAGCGAATTTAAACCATTCCGTCTGTCCTTATGCCTACAATTCGACACGTGTAATAAATGGCTATCTTTAAGTTGGAGAAGAAAATGTGTAGTCGTTCTACTTATTGGAATGATTTGTCAAATGATCTATTTCTTCAGAATAAAACACCAGCGATATTTGTACAAAGTGGATACATATTCTCTACCGTGCGAAATGCCTGTACTGGATCCATACGActctaatcaaatgaaaaatatgaaaatatcgaAACCATTTAAATGTGACTTATTGCATTCACCGGTTTATGTTGACGGCGAAAACTTGCTACAATTCAACCAAACTGCTGTGGAACTTTTGCACATAAATCCCGATTCTATAGCATGTACCTGCCAAATTATTCAAAGAGAGGTTAATACTGATGATAAAGTGGTATATTCTGATACATTCTTATGTACCCCTCCTTACAATATACAGTCTGACTTTTTTAAGATACGCTGTGTTTCTGGTGAGGCAGAACTTATCAATACACTGCTCACAAACATATTTCGATCAGAAAGAGCATTCAAAAGACATACAGAGGAACATTACAGTGTAATACTATTTGGAATGGATTCGGTGTCGAGAAATGATGCAGTTAGACAAATTCCAAGAGTAGTTCGGTATTTGCAAGAGGAACTTTCATCTATCGATATGATGATGTATAACAGGATTGGAGGACATACCTTTGATAACATCATTCCAATGCTTACTGGTCTTCTAGCCAATGTCAAAGATATTCCATATTTAGACAATGTTGGAACTCGCTTTGAGATGTTCCCATTGATCTGGAAAAACTTTTCTAGAAATCACTATGCAACTTTTTACGCAGAAGACAATTTACAATTTCACACATTCAACTTTAAAAAAGAAGGTTTTAAAGTTCAGCCAACAGACCATTACATGCGACCATTTTGGATCGCAGATTATGAATCACGGCCGACGAAACTTTTGTTCTGGAAGGAAAACATAAGCAGTTATAATAAGCGTAAATGTTTAGGCAACATCCCAAAATATCTCGTGCAAATGAATTATCTCAAACAGTTCATAAATACATATAAAGATGTAAGAAAATTTGGAATTTCACATTTGAATGAATTATCACATCAAAATGTGAATGACCTTCATCTTGCTGAAGACGATCTCATAGAATTTTTTAAATGGTTCAAACGAGGCGGACATCTCAACAACACATTTCTTGTTGTTTACAGTGACCATGGACCACGTGGTCAAAGTCAAACCCATCAGTCGTTACTGGAAACGAATTTACCTTTTCTTAGCATCGTGCCACCTTACCATTTTCGGAAGACATATCCAGATGTTATAAATAATATGAAGAAAAACGCCAATGTTTTGACAACACATTTTGATTTGTTTGCCACTTTAGGAGACATTCTGCATCGACAATTTAAAGCGCCCTCTGTGGTCAATGTCCATAAGAAGCCACGCGGGATCAGTCTCTTCCGGTATATTCACAAACAGAGATCTTGTTCAG AATCAAGTATACCTGAACAATATTGTATGTGTTATAGATCTCAGAAgttaaacataacaaacaatCAAGTGATACAAGAAATTGCTCAATATGTAGTAGACAAACTGAACCAGATGTTGTCGAATGAAAAGGGCTGTGCTCATCTCCGCGTGAAAAACATGCTAGAAGCTCATGTTTTGGTACAGGGAAAGCAAACGGAGCAGAGACAGCAAGGGTTGTTTAACAAGTTCAGTAAAGTTGTTTCAGAAAACGATTATGCTGATTATAAAATTGTTATCGAGACACTTCCAGGAAATGCCAAATTTTTTGCGACATCGAAAACAGATTCTGACGGAAAACGATATGTGCTAGATAATATAGAACGGATAAATAGGTACAATAACCAATCTCATTGTGTAAATGATGATAAACTAAGGCCGCTTTGTTATTGTGTTGAATGA